The following are encoded in a window of Amycolatopsis lexingtonensis genomic DNA:
- a CDS encoding mannosyltransferase family protein, which translates to MTSTAVPPQTTGEVAPERSEVARHDRWAWVNGDYARVFAIVLAWNVVLIAVAWLFGSSGPTSEGLPKTGIGSTLSLLSHTYRWDAGDYGEIARHAYTGDYVPTRAFYPVFPILVWLVQTVSFGALGLLVAGFVVNLAATWLAAVALLKIARHFFDGERAPWLVVAAFLTAPAAFFLHSFYSEAVFCALGFWAYLFALRRQWLWMGLTLVPLTASRVTAVLFVGLCFLEFWRSKGWKPRGLLSWHLLWFPAAFLGLGGVMLYMKLQTGDALASFHALDGAKSWAYHKFAPNFLATLWGEAKITGHALLGDAPMSEWTLMSHVLPMIGLGLLFASSVYVLVALRSKGVPLALFGFASIVLLTVNSNVVSVHRYLLPCLVMYVALVLFGERRPRLRGAVHVVLYANALICAAIYLRFITGFWAG; encoded by the coding sequence ATGACTAGCACCGCCGTCCCACCGCAGACGACCGGCGAGGTGGCGCCCGAACGCTCCGAGGTGGCCCGCCACGACCGCTGGGCCTGGGTGAACGGCGACTACGCCCGCGTCTTCGCGATCGTGCTGGCCTGGAACGTCGTGCTGATCGCCGTGGCCTGGCTGTTCGGGTCGTCCGGCCCCACCAGCGAAGGCCTCCCGAAGACCGGCATCGGCTCGACGCTGAGCCTCCTGTCGCACACCTACCGCTGGGACGCCGGCGACTACGGCGAGATCGCCCGGCACGCCTACACCGGCGACTACGTCCCGACGCGGGCCTTCTACCCGGTGTTCCCGATCCTGGTCTGGCTGGTGCAGACCGTCAGCTTCGGCGCGCTCGGCCTGCTCGTCGCCGGTTTCGTGGTCAACCTGGCGGCGACCTGGCTGGCCGCGGTGGCGCTGCTGAAGATCGCCCGGCACTTCTTCGACGGCGAGCGGGCCCCGTGGCTGGTCGTCGCGGCGTTCCTCACCGCGCCCGCCGCCTTCTTCCTGCACTCGTTCTACAGCGAGGCGGTGTTCTGCGCGCTGGGCTTCTGGGCCTACCTGTTCGCGCTGCGCCGCCAATGGCTGTGGATGGGCCTGACGCTCGTCCCGCTGACGGCGTCCCGCGTCACCGCGGTGCTGTTCGTCGGCCTGTGCTTCCTGGAGTTCTGGCGGTCGAAGGGCTGGAAGCCCCGCGGGCTGCTGTCGTGGCACCTGCTGTGGTTCCCGGCGGCCTTCCTCGGCCTCGGCGGCGTGATGCTCTACATGAAGCTCCAGACCGGGGACGCGCTGGCGAGCTTCCACGCCCTCGACGGCGCGAAGAGCTGGGCGTACCACAAGTTCGCCCCGAACTTCCTCGCCACGCTCTGGGGCGAAGCCAAGATCACCGGGCACGCGCTGCTCGGGGACGCCCCGATGAGCGAGTGGACGCTGATGAGCCACGTGCTGCCGATGATCGGCCTGGGGCTGCTGTTCGCGTCCTCGGTCTACGTCCTGGTGGCCCTGCGGTCGAAGGGCGTCCCGCTCGCGCTGTTCGGGTTCGCGTCGATCGTGCTGCTGACGGTGAACAGCAACGTGGTGTCGGTGCACCGCTACCTGCTGCCGTGCCTGGTCATGTACGTGGCGCTGGTCCTGTTCGGCGAGCGCCGCCCGCGGCTGCGCGGCGCGGTGCACGTGGTCCTGTACGCGAACGCGCTGATCTGCGCAGCGATCTACCTCCGCTTCATCACCGGCTTCTGGGCCGGCTGA
- the thrB gene encoding homoserine kinase, translating to MSTGFKVTVPASTANLGPGFDAFGMALGLHDVVEVSVTGSGLKVEVVDAGAGGVADVPTDETHLVYRAIERTCGHLGVEVPGLHLRCFNAIPHARGLGSSAAAVVSGVAAGYALAGRELDAFEALQLAAGFEGHADNAAASLFGGLVLAWCEGGVFHAETLTPHPSIRPVVAVPSVRSATATTRGLLPAVVPHADAAHNAGRAALAVHALTAKPELLLAATDDRLHQSYRAPAYPATTELVATLRAQGVAAAVSGAGPTVLALTTAGILPAGTGVEGFDVFELPVDLAGVQVAAQ from the coding sequence GTGAGCACCGGCTTCAAGGTCACCGTCCCGGCGTCCACAGCCAACCTCGGGCCGGGTTTCGACGCCTTCGGCATGGCGCTGGGCCTGCACGACGTCGTCGAGGTGTCGGTCACCGGCAGCGGGCTGAAGGTCGAGGTCGTCGACGCCGGTGCCGGCGGGGTCGCGGACGTCCCCACCGACGAGACCCACCTCGTGTACCGCGCGATCGAGCGGACCTGCGGGCACCTCGGCGTCGAGGTCCCCGGCCTGCACCTGCGCTGCTTCAACGCGATCCCGCACGCCCGCGGCCTCGGCTCGTCCGCGGCCGCGGTGGTGTCCGGGGTGGCCGCCGGGTACGCGCTGGCGGGTCGCGAACTCGACGCGTTCGAGGCGCTGCAGCTGGCCGCGGGCTTCGAAGGCCACGCCGACAACGCCGCCGCGAGCCTGTTCGGCGGGCTCGTCCTGGCCTGGTGCGAGGGCGGCGTGTTCCACGCCGAGACGCTCACGCCGCACCCGTCGATCCGCCCGGTCGTGGCGGTCCCGTCGGTGCGCTCGGCCACCGCGACCACCCGCGGCCTGCTGCCCGCGGTCGTGCCGCACGCGGACGCGGCGCACAACGCCGGCCGCGCCGCGCTCGCCGTGCACGCCTTGACGGCCAAGCCGGAGCTCCTGCTCGCGGCCACCGACGACCGGCTGCACCAGAGCTACCGGGCCCCCGCGTACCCGGCCACCACCGAGCTGGTGGCGACGCTGCGTGCACAGGGAGTGGCCGCCGCGGTGTCCGGCGCCGGTCCGACGGTGCTCGCGCTGACCACCGCGGGAATACTCCCGGCGGGGACCGGCGTTGAGGGTTTCGACGTCTTCGAGCTGCCCGTGGATCTCGCGGGTGTGCAGGTTGCGGCTCAGTAA
- the rho gene encoding transcription termination factor Rho yields the protein MSNTDLLSDVSGTAETNGTAPAPKRTVGGLTGKTVAELRSLAGELGVGETTGMRKGDLIAAIRERQGKSRKPRAAAETLPLEGVGDAPKAAAPKAEAPAAPAETKPEPKAEAPSAPSSDAQPQAERPQQDKQDAPQGQDGQPEEGGRSRRRRGSNRAAGAPDGQQQGDRQQGGDRQQGGDRQQGGDRQGQGGDRQQGGNRDQQRQGGGNRNDNRQDGNRQRNQQQDGGNRGGQDNRDNRAQQQDDDEEGGRRGRRFRDRRRRGSGGGQRDGGSPDTEIREDDVLLPVAGILDVLDNYAFVRTSGYLAGPNDVYVSLSLVRKYGLRRGDAITGVVRQPREGEQQRQKFNPLVRVDSINGLEPDEAKRRPDFTKLTPLYPNERLRLETESHKLTTRVIDLIMPVGKGQRALIVSPPKAGKTTIMQDIANAISTNNPECHLMVVLVDERPEEVTDMQRSVKGEVIASTFDRPPSDHTSVAELSIERAKRLVEMGHDVVVLLDSITRLGRAYNLAAPASGRILSGGVDSTALYPPKRFLGAARNIENGGSLTIFATAMVETGSTMDTVIFEEFKGTGNAELKLDRKIAERRVFPAVDVNPSGTRKDELLLSPDELAVTVKLSRVLHALDSQQAIDLLISRLRKTKTNVEFLMQVSKTALGGNEDD from the coding sequence GTGAGCAACACCGATCTTTTGAGCGACGTGAGCGGCACGGCCGAGACGAACGGCACCGCCCCCGCTCCCAAGCGGACGGTCGGCGGGCTGACCGGTAAGACCGTCGCCGAGCTGCGTTCGCTGGCTGGGGAACTCGGCGTCGGCGAGACGACGGGCATGCGCAAGGGCGACTTGATCGCCGCGATCCGCGAGCGCCAGGGCAAGTCGCGCAAGCCGCGTGCGGCGGCCGAGACGCTGCCACTGGAGGGCGTCGGCGACGCTCCCAAGGCCGCGGCCCCGAAGGCCGAGGCGCCCGCCGCCCCGGCCGAGACCAAGCCGGAGCCGAAGGCCGAAGCGCCGTCCGCGCCATCGTCGGACGCGCAGCCGCAGGCCGAGCGCCCGCAGCAGGACAAGCAGGACGCTCCGCAGGGCCAGGACGGCCAGCCCGAGGAGGGCGGCCGCAGCCGGCGTCGCCGCGGCTCCAACCGCGCCGCCGGAGCCCCGGACGGCCAGCAGCAGGGCGACCGCCAGCAGGGTGGCGACCGCCAGCAGGGTGGCGACCGGCAGCAGGGTGGCGACCGCCAGGGCCAGGGCGGTGACCGCCAGCAGGGCGGCAACCGCGACCAGCAGCGCCAGGGCGGCGGCAACCGCAACGACAACCGCCAGGACGGCAACCGCCAGCGCAACCAGCAGCAGGACGGCGGCAACCGCGGCGGCCAGGACAACCGCGACAACCGCGCGCAGCAGCAGGACGACGACGAGGAAGGCGGCCGTCGCGGCCGTCGTTTCCGCGACCGTCGTCGCCGCGGCAGTGGCGGTGGCCAGCGTGACGGCGGTTCGCCGGACACCGAGATCCGCGAGGACGACGTCCTGCTGCCCGTGGCGGGCATCCTGGACGTGCTCGACAACTACGCGTTCGTGCGGACCTCCGGCTACCTCGCCGGCCCGAACGACGTGTACGTCTCGCTGTCACTGGTCCGCAAGTACGGCCTGCGCCGCGGTGACGCCATCACCGGTGTCGTGCGCCAGCCGCGCGAGGGCGAGCAGCAGCGGCAGAAGTTCAACCCGCTGGTGCGCGTCGACTCGATCAACGGCCTGGAGCCCGACGAGGCCAAGCGGCGCCCGGACTTCACCAAGCTGACCCCGCTGTACCCGAACGAGCGGCTGCGCCTCGAGACCGAGTCGCACAAGCTCACCACCCGCGTGATCGACCTGATCATGCCGGTCGGCAAGGGGCAGCGCGCCCTGATCGTGTCGCCGCCGAAGGCCGGCAAGACCACGATCATGCAGGACATCGCGAACGCGATCTCCACGAACAACCCCGAGTGCCACCTGATGGTCGTCCTGGTCGACGAGCGTCCGGAAGAGGTCACCGACATGCAGCGCTCGGTGAAGGGCGAGGTCATCGCCTCGACCTTCGACCGGCCGCCGTCCGACCACACGTCGGTCGCGGAGCTGTCGATCGAGCGGGCCAAGCGCCTGGTCGAGATGGGCCACGACGTCGTCGTGCTGCTCGACTCGATCACGCGGCTGGGCCGCGCGTACAACCTGGCGGCCCCGGCGTCCGGCCGGATCCTGTCCGGTGGTGTCGACTCGACCGCGCTGTACCCGCCGAAGCGGTTCCTGGGCGCGGCGCGCAACATCGAGAACGGCGGCTCGCTGACCATCTTCGCCACGGCGATGGTCGAGACCGGCTCGACGATGGACACGGTCATCTTCGAGGAGTTCAAGGGCACCGGTAACGCGGAGCTCAAGCTCGACCGGAAGATCGCCGAGCGCCGCGTGTTCCCGGCCGTCGACGTCAACCCGTCGGGTACCCGCAAGGACGAGCTGCTGCTCTCGCCGGACGAGCTCGCGGTCACGGTGAAGCTGAGCCGGGTGCTGCACGCGCTCGACTCGCAGCAGGCGATCGACCTGCTGATCTCGCGGCTGCGGAAGACGAAGACGAACGTCGAGTTCCTCATGCAGGTCTCGAAGACCGCCCTCGGCGGCAACGAAGACGACTGA
- a CDS encoding GtrA family protein, whose amino-acid sequence MRFVTATQVRFGIVGIGNTLVDALGYALLATLGVPTFVANFISTTAGMLLSFTLNRNFTFRAKDGDIRKQALLFFGVTAFGLWVVQFFVIWLVGRLFPGINLLVPKGAAIVVGLFWNYLLYHYVVFRNRPVSPVPGAAPADSA is encoded by the coding sequence ATGAGGTTCGTCACGGCCACGCAGGTCCGCTTCGGGATCGTCGGGATCGGCAACACCCTGGTCGACGCCCTCGGCTACGCGCTGCTGGCGACGCTCGGCGTCCCGACGTTCGTCGCCAACTTCATTTCGACGACGGCGGGCATGCTGCTGTCGTTCACGCTGAACCGGAACTTCACGTTCCGGGCGAAGGACGGCGACATCCGGAAACAGGCGTTGCTGTTCTTCGGCGTGACGGCGTTCGGGCTCTGGGTGGTGCAGTTCTTCGTGATCTGGCTGGTCGGACGCCTGTTCCCGGGCATCAACCTGCTGGTGCCGAAGGGCGCGGCGATCGTCGTCGGGCTGTTCTGGAACTACCTGCTCTACCACTACGTCGTGTTCCGGAACCGCCCGGTTTCGCCCGTTCCCGGTGCAGCACCCGCCGACTCTGCGTGA
- a CDS encoding glycosyltransferase, translated as MPTEPTTRHRVAFVFPIYNEEANIDLLHRTVDEVTAPLAGRYDFSFLYVDDGSRDGSLERLTELAARDARVTVVELSRNFGHQMAVTAGLDLVDADAVVIMDSDLQDPPRVALELLEKWEEGYEVVYAQRRSRQDPPFKRYTASAFYWFLRKMAAVDIPKNTGDFRLVDRKVVDELRKYRERDRFLRGLVSYVGFRQTAVLFDRDKRHAGVTGYPLTKMLRFAADGILGFSTTPLRMITRMGYLISLLSFFGVLYVVGVKLFAPETAVPGWAFITIAMFFLGGIQIIMLGVLGSYIGRTYSQVQNRPLYTVASVRTGAADRSAVR; from the coding sequence GTGCCGACCGAGCCGACCACGCGCCACCGGGTCGCGTTCGTCTTCCCGATCTACAACGAGGAAGCGAACATCGACCTGCTGCACCGCACGGTCGACGAGGTCACCGCGCCGCTGGCCGGGCGGTACGACTTCAGCTTCCTATACGTCGACGACGGCAGCCGCGACGGTTCGCTGGAGCGGCTGACCGAGCTGGCCGCCCGCGACGCCCGGGTCACCGTCGTCGAGCTGTCCCGCAACTTCGGGCACCAGATGGCCGTGACCGCCGGGCTCGACCTGGTCGACGCGGACGCCGTGGTGATCATGGACAGCGACCTCCAGGACCCGCCGCGAGTCGCGCTCGAGCTGCTGGAGAAGTGGGAAGAGGGCTACGAGGTCGTCTACGCGCAGCGCCGGTCGCGGCAGGACCCGCCGTTCAAGCGGTACACCGCGAGCGCGTTCTACTGGTTCCTGCGGAAGATGGCCGCGGTCGACATCCCGAAGAACACCGGGGACTTCCGGCTGGTCGACCGCAAGGTCGTCGACGAGCTGCGCAAGTACCGCGAACGCGACCGGTTCCTGCGCGGCCTCGTGAGCTACGTCGGGTTCCGGCAGACCGCCGTTCTCTTCGACCGCGACAAGCGCCACGCCGGCGTCACCGGCTACCCGCTGACGAAGATGCTGCGCTTCGCCGCCGACGGCATCCTCGGGTTCTCGACGACGCCGCTGCGGATGATCACGCGGATGGGGTACCTGATCTCGCTGCTGAGCTTCTTCGGCGTGCTCTACGTCGTCGGCGTGAAGCTGTTCGCGCCGGAGACCGCGGTGCCCGGCTGGGCGTTCATCACCATCGCGATGTTCTTCCTCGGCGGCATCCAGATCATCATGCTCGGCGTGCTCGGCAGCTACATCGGCCGCACGTATTCGCAGGTGCAGAACCGGCCGCTGTACACGGTGGCGTCGGTGCGCACCGGCGCCGCCGACCGGAGCGCCGTCCGATGA
- the rpmE gene encoding 50S ribosomal protein L31, whose translation MKSGIHPEYVVTEVNCDCGNSFTTRSTKTSGNIHVEICSNCHPFYTGKQKIMDTGGRVARFEARYGKRQKKDADAK comes from the coding sequence ATGAAGAGCGGTATTCACCCCGAGTACGTGGTCACCGAAGTGAACTGCGACTGCGGCAACAGCTTCACCACGCGCAGCACCAAGACCAGCGGCAACATCCACGTCGAGATCTGCTCGAACTGCCACCCGTTCTACACGGGCAAGCAGAAGATCATGGACACCGGTGGCCGGGTCGCGCGCTTCGAGGCTCGCTACGGCAAGCGGCAGAAGAAGGACGCCGACGCCAAGTAG
- a CDS encoding TIGR03619 family F420-dependent LLM class oxidoreductase, which translates to MTEHFRDLEVVLPNEQPHVGPDRIASLARRAEELGFRAAWLPDHLIPPGPFGEVFGGVHEPLVTLAHLAAVTSRIRLGTAVLILPLREPFALAKQAATLARLSGNRFDLGVGAGWNEPEFAEVGVDFGTRGKRTDESLDLLAELFRTGRGPGGGYFEPRPGQPVPLTVGGNSAAALRRAVRVGAGWFSAGLSPAEVGERAGKLTAMTNGRETRVTARMDWDGTDLDSATARFRAYILAGADAVAVHFGPAETFEQRMTTFAEAVAEP; encoded by the coding sequence ATGACCGAACATTTCCGGGACCTCGAAGTCGTCCTGCCGAACGAACAGCCGCACGTCGGGCCCGACCGGATCGCCAGCCTGGCCCGGCGCGCCGAAGAGCTCGGCTTCCGCGCCGCCTGGCTGCCCGACCACCTGATCCCGCCCGGCCCCTTCGGCGAGGTGTTCGGCGGGGTCCACGAGCCGCTGGTCACCCTCGCCCACCTCGCCGCCGTGACCAGCCGGATCCGGCTCGGGACGGCGGTGCTCATCCTGCCGCTGCGGGAGCCGTTCGCGCTGGCCAAGCAGGCCGCGACGCTGGCGAGGCTGTCGGGGAACCGGTTCGACCTCGGGGTCGGCGCCGGCTGGAACGAACCGGAGTTCGCCGAGGTCGGCGTCGACTTCGGCACCCGCGGCAAGCGGACCGACGAGTCACTGGACCTGCTCGCCGAGCTGTTCCGCACCGGCCGCGGCCCCGGCGGCGGCTACTTCGAGCCGCGACCGGGCCAGCCGGTGCCCCTCACCGTCGGCGGCAACTCCGCGGCGGCGCTGCGCCGGGCCGTGCGGGTCGGCGCGGGCTGGTTCAGCGCCGGGCTCTCCCCCGCCGAGGTCGGCGAGCGCGCCGGAAAGCTCACGGCCATGACAAACGGCCGCGAAACACGGGTCACCGCCAGAATGGATTGGGACGGGACCGATCTCGACTCCGCGACCGCGCGATTCCGCGCGTATATCCTGGCGGGGGCGGACGCGGTGGCCGTCCACTTCGGCCCGGCGGAGACCTTCGAGCAGCGGATGACCACGTTCGCCGAGGCCGTCGCCGAACCCTAG
- a CDS encoding VOC family protein: MRIKYQVVTFDAADLAPESRFWAGVLGGEVDEDGDWHMVMVDGAPRIGVQLAPDHVAPEWPDGGTKQQVHLDLWVEDFAEAHDHVMALGARVLKQASGATSGDDFQVYADPAGHPFCLCWLVRGPQPD; the protein is encoded by the coding sequence ATGCGGATCAAGTACCAGGTCGTCACGTTCGACGCCGCCGACCTCGCGCCCGAGAGCCGTTTCTGGGCGGGCGTGCTGGGCGGCGAGGTCGACGAAGACGGCGACTGGCACATGGTCATGGTCGACGGCGCCCCGCGGATCGGGGTGCAGCTCGCGCCCGACCACGTCGCGCCGGAGTGGCCCGACGGCGGGACGAAGCAGCAGGTGCACCTGGACCTGTGGGTCGAAGACTTCGCCGAGGCGCACGACCACGTGATGGCGTTGGGCGCGCGGGTGTTGAAGCAGGCGAGCGGGGCCACGAGCGGGGACGACTTCCAGGTGTACGCCGACCCGGCCGGGCACCCGTTCTGCCTGTGCTGGCTGGTGCGCGGACCTCAGCCCGACTGA
- a CDS encoding GtrA family protein, producing the protein MKLITPTQLRFGIVGIGNTLVDALGYALLVSLGVPLFAANFASTTAGMLLSFTLNRTFTFRAKDGDVRRQALLFFGVTAFGLWVVQALVILAVTKALPGVPVLVPKFAGIAVGLVWNYVLYHKIVFRQRAGTPVPEVSHD; encoded by the coding sequence ATGAAGCTCATCACCCCCACCCAGCTGCGGTTCGGCATCGTCGGGATCGGCAACACGCTCGTCGACGCCCTCGGCTACGCGCTGCTGGTCTCCCTGGGCGTCCCGCTGTTCGCGGCGAACTTCGCCTCGACGACGGCCGGCATGCTGCTGTCGTTCACGCTCAACCGCACCTTCACGTTCCGGGCGAAGGACGGCGACGTCCGCCGCCAGGCACTGCTGTTCTTCGGCGTCACCGCGTTCGGCCTCTGGGTCGTGCAGGCGCTGGTCATCCTGGCCGTCACGAAGGCACTCCCCGGGGTGCCCGTGCTGGTCCCGAAGTTCGCCGGGATCGCGGTCGGCCTCGTCTGGAACTACGTGCTCTACCACAAAATCGTCTTCCGGCAGCGGGCCGGGACGCCGGTCCCGGAGGTTTCCCATGACTAG
- a CDS encoding MerR family transcriptional regulator, translated as MRIGELAERTGVSTRLLRYYEEQGLLAASRDGNGYRAYDEGAVVRVRQIRRLLAAGLNTEVISSALQCASGEEAHLDLCPELAGLLHRELSAMDDRISALQRRRGELAGYLSAER; from the coding sequence GTGCGGATCGGCGAGCTCGCGGAACGCACCGGCGTCAGCACGCGGCTGCTGCGCTACTACGAGGAGCAGGGCCTGCTCGCGGCGTCGCGCGACGGCAACGGCTACCGCGCCTACGACGAGGGCGCCGTCGTGCGGGTCCGGCAGATCCGCCGCCTGCTCGCGGCGGGGCTGAACACCGAGGTGATTTCGTCGGCGCTGCAGTGCGCGAGCGGCGAGGAGGCGCACCTGGACCTGTGCCCGGAGCTGGCCGGCCTGCTGCACCGCGAGCTGAGCGCGATGGACGACCGGATCAGCGCGCTGCAGCGGCGGCGCGGCGAGCTGGCCGGGTACTTGTCCGCCGAGCGCTGA
- the prfA gene encoding peptide chain release factor 1 has product MDSSSLKGLLAEHAELERQLADPAVHADQARARKLGRRYAELTPVVRAVHELDTTRDDLAAAREMASEDAEFAAEAEELSAKIPDLESKLTELLLPRDPYDGSDVVMEIKSGEGGEESALFAGDLLRMYLRYAERHGWKAEVLDSVDSDLGGFKDVTLSIKTKAADVDGVWSRLKFEGGVHRVQRVPATESQGRIHTSASGVLIYPEPEEVEVEIDPNDLRIDVFRSSGPGGQSVNTTDSAVRITHLPTGIVVSCQNEKSQIQNRARALQVLQARLQAMAEEEAAAKASDARRSQVRTVDRSERIRTYNFPENRISDHRVNYKAYNLDQVLDGDLDGVLDALATADREERLAAQSG; this is encoded by the coding sequence GTGGATTCGAGCTCGCTCAAGGGGCTGCTCGCCGAACACGCGGAGCTGGAGCGGCAGCTGGCGGACCCGGCGGTGCACGCCGACCAGGCGCGCGCCCGCAAGCTCGGCCGCCGCTACGCCGAGCTGACGCCGGTCGTCCGCGCGGTCCACGAACTCGACACCACCCGCGACGACCTCGCGGCCGCCCGGGAGATGGCTTCGGAGGACGCGGAGTTCGCCGCCGAGGCCGAAGAGCTCAGCGCGAAGATCCCCGACCTGGAGTCGAAGCTCACGGAGCTGCTGCTCCCGCGCGACCCGTACGACGGCTCCGACGTCGTGATGGAGATCAAGTCCGGCGAGGGCGGCGAGGAGTCGGCCCTGTTCGCCGGCGACCTCCTGCGCATGTACTTGCGCTACGCCGAGCGCCACGGCTGGAAGGCGGAGGTCCTCGACTCGGTCGACTCCGACCTGGGCGGCTTCAAGGACGTCACGCTGTCGATCAAGACGAAGGCCGCCGACGTCGACGGCGTCTGGTCCCGCCTGAAGTTCGAGGGCGGCGTCCACCGCGTCCAGCGCGTGCCGGCGACCGAGTCCCAGGGCCGCATCCACACCTCCGCGTCCGGCGTGCTGATCTACCCGGAGCCCGAGGAGGTCGAGGTCGAGATCGACCCGAACGACCTGCGCATCGACGTCTTCCGGTCGTCGGGCCCCGGCGGCCAGAGCGTCAACACGACCGACTCCGCGGTGCGGATCACCCACCTGCCGACCGGCATCGTCGTGTCGTGCCAGAACGAGAAGTCCCAGATCCAGAACCGCGCGCGTGCCCTGCAGGTCCTGCAGGCGCGGCTGCAGGCGATGGCGGAGGAAGAGGCGGCGGCGAAGGCCTCGGACGCCCGGCGGTCGCAGGTGCGGACGGTGGACCGCTCGGAGCGGATCCGGACGTACAACTTCCCCGAGAACCGGATTTCGGACCACCGGGTGAACTACAAGGCGTACAACCTGGACCAGGTCCTGGACGGCGACCTGGACGGGGTGCTGGACGCGCTGGCGACCGCGGACCGCGAAGAGCGCCTGGCGGCTCAGTCGGGCTGA
- a CDS encoding glycosyltransferase family 2 protein, whose product MAIEPIVRRRVAFVFPIYNEEANIDLLHRTVDDVTAPLAERYDFSFLYVDDGSRDGSLERLTELAARDARVTVVELSRNFGHQMAVTAGLDLVDADAVVIMDSDLQDPPRVALELLEEWERGYDVVYAQRRSRRDSPFKKFTASAFYWFLRKMAAVDIPKNTGDFRLIDRKVVDELRKYRERDRFLRGLVSYVGFRQTAVLFDRDKRHAGVTGYPLTKMLRFAADGILGFSTTPLRMITRMGSLISLLSFLGVLYVVGVKLLAPQTAVPGWAFITIAMFFLGGIQIIMLGVLGSYIGRTYSQVQNRPLYTVAAVRTGVPEDSRSVAR is encoded by the coding sequence GTGGCCATCGAGCCGATTGTGCGCCGCCGGGTCGCGTTCGTCTTCCCGATCTACAACGAGGAAGCGAACATCGACCTGCTCCACCGCACGGTCGACGACGTCACCGCACCCCTGGCGGAGCGGTACGACTTCAGCTTCCTCTACGTCGACGACGGCAGCCGCGACGGTTCGCTGGAGCGGCTGACCGAGCTGGCCGCCCGCGACGCCCGGGTCACCGTCGTCGAGCTGTCCCGCAACTTCGGGCACCAGATGGCCGTGACCGCCGGGCTCGACCTGGTCGACGCGGACGCCGTGGTGATCATGGACAGCGACCTCCAGGACCCGCCGCGAGTCGCGCTCGAACTGCTCGAGGAATGGGAGCGGGGCTACGACGTCGTCTACGCCCAACGCCGATCCCGCCGGGATTCGCCGTTCAAGAAGTTCACCGCGAGCGCCTTCTACTGGTTCCTGCGGAAGATGGCCGCGGTCGACATCCCGAAGAACACCGGGGACTTCCGGCTGATCGACCGCAAGGTCGTCGACGAGCTGCGCAAGTACCGCGAGCGCGATCGATTCCTTCGGGGGCTGGTCAGCTACGTCGGGTTCCGCCAGACCGCCGTTCTCTTCGACCGCGACAAACGCCACGCCGGAGTCACCGGCTACCCCTTGACCAAAATGCTGCGCTTCGCCGCCGACGGCATCCTCGGCTTCTCCACCACACCGCTGCGGATGATCACGCGAATGGGTTCGCTGATCTCGCTGCTGAGCTTCCTCGGCGTGCTCTACGTCGTCGGCGTCAAGCTGCTCGCTCCCCAAACCGCCGTGCCCGGCTGGGCGTTCATCACCATCGCCATGTTCTTCCTCGGCGGCATCCAGATCATCATGCTCGGCGTGCTCGGCAGCTACATCGGGCGCACGTATTCGCAGGTGCAGAACCGGCCGCTGTACACCGTGGCGGCGGTGCGGACCGGGGTCCCCGAGGACAGCCGGAGCGTCGCCCGATGA